Within the uncultured Bacteroides sp. genome, the region TATTGAGAATTGGCTGTTTACAAGGTATGACTGGAAAGTTTCCAAAGAACTGATTAGCTTCACTCCGGGAATTGTTGTTGGACTTGCTCACGTTTTGAAATGCTTTACTCAACCAGGCGATAAGGTATTGATTCAAAGTCCGGTTTATCATCCGTTCTTTCTTGTAACAGAACATAATTATCGCGAGGTTGTGCGCAACCCGCTGATTCTTGAAAACGGTCAGTACAAAATGGATCTGGATCATTTTAAGGAAGCTGTGAAAGGATGCAAGCTGTTCATTTTATGTAATCCTCACAATCCGGGTGGAAGAGTGTGGACAAAAGAGGAGCTGGAGGCCGTTGCTGATATCTGTTACGAGAACGGAACAATGGTTATCTCTGATGAAATTCATGCCGATCTTACATTGAAAGGATATACGCATACTCCTTTTGCGAAGGTTTCAGAAAAAGCCCGGCTGAACTCTATTACCTTCATGTCGCCTAGCAAAGCATTCAATATGCCTGGATTGGCTAGTTCTTATTGCATTATTGAGAACGATGAAATAAGGAAAAAATTCAGAAATTACCTGAACGCCAGCGAATTTTCAGAAGGACATATATTTGCATTCATAACTGTTGCTGCGGCTTACGAACATGGCACAGAATGGTTAAACCAATTGCTTGATTACATTCAGGGTAACATTGATTATGTGGATAACTATCTGAAAAAAAATATGCCGCTTATTAAGGTTATTCGTCCACAAGCTTCTTACCTGATATTCCTTGATTGCAGGGAATTGGGACTGAACCAGGAGAAACTGGTTGACTTTTTCGTAGACAAGGCCCATCTGGCATTAAACGACGGAGCTATGTTCGGCAGAGAAGGTACAGGATTTATGCGCATTAACGCGGGATGTCCAAGAGTAATACTACAAAAAGCTCTTTCTCAACTGGAAGCAGCTTATAACATTAAATACAACAGCTGATATAAAAGAATTCCCCAACCAGAGTTTATCTTTCTGGTTGGGGAAGTTTCTTTTTTCAGATTCCTAATCCATCTGTAAAAGAACTTTCCACTGCTTTTTGTTGCAGAATACTTGAGTACGGAGGTACTGAATTTGTGAGCCATACGTTACCACCAACCACTGTATCATGCCCGATTACCACATGCCCCAGGATGGTTGAATTGGAATAAACCATGACATTATCTTCCAGAACAGGATGACGTGGAGCACAGAGGGAGGCTATTCCCGTATCATCTAGTGTGCGGCTCTTTGCACCAAGCGTTACCCCCTGATATAGTTTTACATGGTTGCCAATGATACAGGTTTCTCCTATTACAACACCCGTTCCATGATCAATACTGAAATATTCACCGATTCTGGCTCCCGGATGTATGTCAATTCCTGTGTCGGAATGAGCCTGTTCTGAAATAATCCGTGGGATTGTTGGTATTCCAAGCAATAATAATTCATGAGCCACCCGGTGATTTATTAAAGCCTTTATTGTAGGATAGGAAAAAATTACCTCTCCATAATTATTCGCAGCGGGATCACCGTCAAAAGTAGCTTTTACATCAGTGCAAAGCAATCTTTTTATCTCGGGTATTTTATCTATAAAGGTTATTGCCAGTTCAGAAGCCCGGAACTTAACATCCTTGTCAACTATATTTTTTGTGGTGAAACAAATTCCATAGTGTATTTGCTCAACCAACAATGCATAAAGTCTTTCCATATTCATCCCTATATGGTACTTAAGCATCTTTTGATTGGCTATTGAGTCTCCAAAAAATCCGGGAAAAAGAATTGATTTTATCAAGTCCATAATCTCCGACAACTTTTCAATGGAAGGTAGCGGCTTATCATGCCGAGGTATATATTTATATTCTTCTGTTAAGTGCTGAGAAAGTATATCTACATTCTTCAGTATGGTTTCAGTAGGACTTAGCATAATAACTTAATTTGAATGGTGGTGGTTTTAAATGTAATACTCCGTAGTATCTATTAATCCGGATTTTATAGCGTATATTGTAAGTGCATGAATACTGGAAACTCCCAGTTTCCGGAAAATATTTTTCCGGTGAGTAACCACTGTATGGTAACTCAGGCTTCGGATTACAGCGACTTCTTTGGTTGTTTTCCCACTGGCAATCAGAGAAACAATATCTTTCTCTGTAGGCGTTAAATGCACCTCTTCATTTTCTGGTTTCACTGGCGCTGCATTCTTTCGCATCAACAGGTTCAACAATTCCGACTGAATGTAATAACGTCCTTTTAGTGCAAAACTTACTGCTATTCTCAACTCTTCCAGATCAACACTCTTCAAAACAATATTCGACTGCATCTCCTCTGCTATGAAAAAGAGTTCTTCTTCGTTGAAATGATCACCGATAAAAAGTTTACGAAGTTGGTTATGCGTCTGAAAGAAAGCAATTAGTTCATCCTTGTCAGAGAAGTCGAACAACTCCACATCAATGATCAACAAAACATTTTCATCGGACAGTTCCCGGAGAGAATCTTCCAGAGATTGTTGATCCGGCGATTCAATAATGGAACCCACCAACTCATTCTTTTCAGCCCAGGTTCTCAAGGCCAGAGCAGTAAGTGGTTGGTTGTCAGCAATGATAAGAGTTGTATCAGTCATCTTTTGTTTAAATTTTAAACAATTAAATAATAATCTTATTTATGGTACAAAGATATACCATGATGACTAATCAAAGAATCCCCTTTAAATGGCATTTAACTACCACATTTGTGGTAGCTAGACAGGAGTGTTTTTTTCATTATATTTACTGGCAAACTCCATTGGACGAACACCAAATTGTTTCTGGAAACACTTACTGAAATAAGAGGGATTATTAAAACCTACCATGTAGGCTATTTCGTTAATCCTATATTCGTTCTTCACCAGATATTCTGCCGCTTTTTTTAAACGAAC harbors:
- a CDS encoding MalY/PatB family protein, encoding MKYNFDEVIDRTGTDALKLEALKPRWGRDDLLPLWVADMDFRTPPFVMNAIKERCENEILGYTSKPASYYQAIENWLFTRYDWKVSKELISFTPGIVVGLAHVLKCFTQPGDKVLIQSPVYHPFFLVTEHNYREVVRNPLILENGQYKMDLDHFKEAVKGCKLFILCNPHNPGGRVWTKEELEAVADICYENGTMVISDEIHADLTLKGYTHTPFAKVSEKARLNSITFMSPSKAFNMPGLASSYCIIENDEIRKKFRNYLNASEFSEGHIFAFITVAAAYEHGTEWLNQLLDYIQGNIDYVDNYLKKNMPLIKVIRPQASYLIFLDCRELGLNQEKLVDFFVDKAHLALNDGAMFGREGTGFMRINAGCPRVILQKALSQLEAAYNIKYNS
- a CDS encoding serine acetyltransferase, translated to MLSPTETILKNVDILSQHLTEEYKYIPRHDKPLPSIEKLSEIMDLIKSILFPGFFGDSIANQKMLKYHIGMNMERLYALLVEQIHYGICFTTKNIVDKDVKFRASELAITFIDKIPEIKRLLCTDVKATFDGDPAANNYGEVIFSYPTIKALINHRVAHELLLLGIPTIPRIISEQAHSDTGIDIHPGARIGEYFSIDHGTGVVIGETCIIGNHVKLYQGVTLGAKSRTLDDTGIASLCAPRHPVLEDNVMVYSNSTILGHVVIGHDTVVGGNVWLTNSVPPYSSILQQKAVESSFTDGLGI
- a CDS encoding response regulator transcription factor encodes the protein MTDTTLIIADNQPLTALALRTWAEKNELVGSIIESPDQQSLEDSLRELSDENVLLIIDVELFDFSDKDELIAFFQTHNQLRKLFIGDHFNEEELFFIAEEMQSNIVLKSVDLEELRIAVSFALKGRYYIQSELLNLLMRKNAAPVKPENEEVHLTPTEKDIVSLIASGKTTKEVAVIRSLSYHTVVTHRKNIFRKLGVSSIHALTIYAIKSGLIDTTEYYI